A region of the Struthio camelus isolate bStrCam1 chromosome 11, bStrCam1.hap1, whole genome shotgun sequence genome:
CAGGCCTCGGGCCTTGGGAAATAGCAAGTTCTGGGACTTTACTGTTAAGTTGAAACCATTTGAACCTTTTTGTTGCTCCTACTGGACTTGGAAGGAGGATATGAGATGCAGTGACCCACAGGATAAGCTGATGGCTTCTTCAGcagccctttttttgttttgggtttacAAGCCAAATAGCAGAATTTGATTCTAGTATCAAAATCGGCTCTCTGTAACTGAACTTGAACAAGCACAGACTTGtcattcttttatctttttagatCAAGGCTGATTCTGCCAAGGTGGAGGCGTTCAGAGCCTCTCTTTCTAAACTGGGAGACGTTTATATCAATGATGCTTTTGGAACTGCCCACCGAGCTCACAGGTATGCATTCATCTTCCTTTCGCAAGCAGGACTGCAGAAGGTTGCCTACCGTGAAAACACATACAGTTTTACCCTCAATTAGTTATAACTTCTGTTTGGTGCTTTTCCTGTTATCGTTCTGCTGTATTTGTTCCTGAGTAATGTATTCTGCAGAGGTAGTTGTCTATAGTGTGCACAATTTAAAGTTTGCCTCTGATGAGAGCAGGAGACAGTTGAAGCTCTGAAGATGCAAAATTACTTGATTAGGACTTGTGTAAACAGTTGTGCAATTACAACAGCCCTCTTCTTCTAAAGTTTAATAGCCTTGATTGATTATTCTTATGGAGTGTGTTTAGATATGCATACATGCAAACTCTGGTGGACCTTTTGAGCTTTATCTCATAATTCAGTGTTGTTGGAGGAAGGCATCTCTGCTATTGCTGTGCTTGATTGCAGCTCAGCGTTTTGGATCCCTGATTAACGCTGTCAGTTTCGCACGTCGGAATGGTTAACGCAAAAACGACCTCAGAGCAGTAAACTTGTGCAGCTGGCTTGGcaaactaggaaaagaaaaaccttatgTGACTTTTCATACGGGTAGTAGATATTCTCGCTCTTGCAGCTGACTAAAGGATTGGCTTTGTGATGCTGTGAGACGCAGGCTTGTTTGGACCTGTACTGATGcagaatttttcctttcctcactcatctttttttctgcagctccaTGGTAGGTGTCAATTTGCCTCAGAAGGCTGCTGGCTTCCTGATGAAGAAAGAACTGGATTATTTTGCTAAGGCCCTAGAGAGTCCAGAGAGACCCTTCTTAGCAATTCTTGGAGGGTAAGACTCGACAGTGTATCCACTGTTTCTCTTTAACACCAGTTTCTCCTCTGTAAGAAATGAAAAGTTGTCTTGATTTGCTTCAAACGAGTGCTTTCCTTAGAACTATACCTATAGTTTAGATTTGTAGATACATCCTGAGATCTCTGTAAGATGTGGATTATAGAGGAGCTAACTGATCCTGTCCACTCCTGTGATAACGTTATCGGGGTCTCCTCATAATATTTTTTAACCGCCTTATATCCCCCAATTTGAGTTAGTCCATGGCAGTTTGTTGTACAGACGAACCAGGAGAGCTGTTGGATACACGGTGGCCCTGAAACATTGTCTGTGACCTTTCCTCCACAGTTCAGAGTACAAGCATTCTGCAAGCTCAGCACCTTGTAAGTTGACCCAGTCTGTCATTATGCAGTGGTGACCTACTGTAGCTGGATGAGCCCCTGCTCTTTAGCAGCAGCTCACGTACGAAGAGTCTTGAAGGTGCAAAACTGAGTGCCTGCTTGTGTATAGAAATAATTTCCCGCTGTTGCTGATTCTTGTGGTATACGTGTGCTCAGTTTAACAAAATAGTTCTGTGACACTCTAGTTTCTCAGGTGAATTCAAATACTTTGCTCATTAACGCAAAGCTTCAACACTATGACATTCCTGTGTTCTCGATTAAAGTACATGGCTTATTCCTGCTCTTTGCACccatgaatatattttttaagtagtGTTCAGTTTTCAGTTCTCACATAAAGTTTTAAACATCTTCTGTGACCCCCGTTATACTGaacaatgctgtttttttttttttttaaatacccttcCAAATTTTAGAGCTTGCAAGCCATCATTAAGTGCTTATGTACTCCTCATTGACTTTGGTGGAAGCGGCAGGTATATCATCAAGGGGAAAGTCTGTTACTTTCTTACCCGAACAGATGTTCCCGTTAGAGCTGCACTTCAAATGGCCAGATTATTAAAATATCAGGCCTATTAGTAAAGTCTGGGAGTGTTACCCATCTAATGGgaacaaaacaaagttttattAGAGAGGTGCAACAGGGATGACAAGCATGTTGAAGTCTAGGAGGCGGATACAAAACTCCTTGTGTGGACAAGGACTGATGAATACCAACTGTGCAACTTAAAAGAGTCACAGTGGGAGCTCTGAGAGAAGTTCAGAGCCGTGAAATGACTTTTATCTGTTTGAAAACACCACCACTCCAGTGGTGATGCAGCCGTTCCCAGGTGAGACGGCAGAGTCTTAGCAACTTTTGCTCCATCGTCTCCTCCCACAGGAGCCCAGAGGAAAGTCTCGCTCGCAAGCTGCATGCAGTTCAGCTGCAGGTTGGCTGTCTCTTGTGTATAACAAAACTGGGGCCAGAAGATGAAATGGGAAGAATTATGTTAACaagtaaaatggaaattaaatgtgCTGGCAAAGAAAGACTATGTGCAAGAAAGCAGTTCAGTGTTAGGAGCAGGGTAGGTGCAAGGGAAAGAGGCAGAAGTCCAGTTCACCTTTACGTCTGTTTTCTTGCTTGGAGCTGCGCGCAGGAAGGTTGATCCTGCAGGATTTTGCTGTGGCTCTGTCCATACCATCTATAGCTTCCTTAAAAGTTCAGTTCCCATAGTGTAATGATATTAGCAACTTCACCGCTTGAACTGGGGGGTTGATGGGTAGTTTATGCCAGAGCTCTCCCTGGCCACTAAGGTGGGAATTGTAGAGGCAACACCTATTTCTTCCCATTAATAGGtctgaaagcattttattaaTGAATCCCATGTCATTATCCCTGTTTTAGAGATGGAGACATTGAAGCAACAAAAGGAAGGAGTGTTACCTAATGTCATCAAGCAAGACACAGTCAAACTGAGACTAAAATGCACGTCTCCTGATTGCCAGTCTAGAATTagcccagggctgttttctgtgaTCTTTACCAAGCTTTCTTTCAGAGAACAGCAATAGCAAAAATTCAGCACAAGGCATTAAAGAGGGGAGACAGGAGATCTGTATCCATCTACTGCCTCTTTGACATTCTTACATAAAGTAATTTTGGTGTTGTTATTCCATTATCATTCATATCTTGTGCCaaaagcttttggggagggcactTGTGTATGACAGGTCATTCTAGTAGCTTCATTCTGAAGCTGTGCTGCGAGTGTGATAGGGAGCTGGACTTGGGCTAGGTACAGGAGCTGAGCATAGGGTAGCGTGGTACGCTAGATCAGGGTTGGACAGGGATTGTGACTGGTAGTACTCTAATCCCTGCTCCACCTTGCTGGATAGTCTGGGGAAATAGGCATTCAAGTGACAAATGAAGCTTATataagaataggaaaaaatatgtaaGGCTAAATAATGCTCTTGTAAGCCACTGTTTAACACCGTGCTTATTAAGTAGCCAAATTTCCTTTCTTCCCGCTCCCCACGGTTCCTTTGTTGCATCGTTCTCTGAGTGCCCTTGATGTGCCACAATCCACGGTACTGCCGTGACTGACTAGCAGTTGAATAATACTGCTTCAGACTTTTATCCAAGAACTCGTTATGAGGCTTCATGCCATCTGGCTAAAAACATAATAGGTTTTTTGTCTGAGGAGTTTTGGGCTGTGGCTACACTgttcgctctctttctctctttccgcAGAGCTAAAGTTCAGGATAAGATCCAGCTGATCAATAACATGTTGGATAAGGTCAATGAGATGATCATTGGTGGTGGAATGGCGTTCACCTTCCTCAAAGTGATCAACAACATGCAGGTATGAAGAGAGCGCTTCTGCGCCCGTTTCCAGTAAAGGAGATGATCAGAAGTGTCTCTTGTGTATTCTGGAATTGAGAATTGGCTATACTGACCCTTTTGAGAGCAGGGGAGCACTGAGAGTTTTCTGGACAATCAGCCTGCAAAAACAAGGATTGCTGCCAATGTTTAGATGCTTTAAAGGATCAGTCTCTCCAGAATTGCTCCCCAAGCAGTATGGCTGACTGCTGCTGTTCTCTTCTGTAATGACCAGCAGCATCTAAATGAATGCCTGactctttcccccccctcccccccccacccccaaataatTTCTGTAGATTGGCAACTCTCTGTTTGATGAAGAGGGATCAAAAATTGTCAAGGACCTGATGGCCAAGGCAGAGAAGAACGGTGTGAAGATCACTCTGCCTGTTGACTTCATCACTGCAGACAAATTCGATGAGCATGCACAGACTGGGGAAGCTACAGTGGCTTCAGGCATTCCTGATGGCTGGATGGTAAGTTTTAATAGGCAACAGACTAAAAAAAGCACAGTGAGCAGTGGAGTGGGAAGGACACCtctttaaaggaataaaaagagtACTTATCCTTTGTAAATGTTTCTGAAGGGAGTCAGCTGTGTGGAGTATATTGGCTTAATGAAACTGAAGCCCTGTGGTTTGTCTTGAATGTTTAAGTCTAAAGTAGCTTTTGTGAGATTTGGATTAAAACAGCAAACTTCTAAAACCTTCAGATCTGAGTGCAGTAGAAACCCTTTTATTTGGCCAGACTTTAATTAGAATAGGCTAAAGCTTTCTAACCAAGGCTTCAAACATCTGACATAGATTTAAAAATGACTTATTCACACTGAAAAGACAAATACCACACCAGACTCCACcctacagcagcagctgctggcaaaTCTTTGTTCCTCAGTTTTCCGTGCATACAGAGAAATTCTCCTTTTGTATCCGGTCTGTTGCTGTATCTGCATCAGCAGCAAGCTTGATGCTGTGAAAACAGAGCCACTAGGCCCTTCCAAGCCCCGTGACTAGGCTGACTACTTCAGAGGTAACAAGTGTTTGAAACCTGGGGGTGCAAATGGAGGGGTGTTCTGTTGGATGTGTAATGAAGGGGAGGGGTGAAAAAACTTCTGAGGATCCCAGCTAGACATTGATGACTTGAGATGAGGGTTGGTGGTAACTGTATGTATGATTTCTCTTACTTGTCTTAGGGCTTGGACTGTGGCCCTGAGAGTAGCAAGAAGTTTGCTGAAGTTGTGGGAAGGGCTAAGCAAATTGTGTGGAACGGTCCAGTTGGTGTCTTCGAGTGGGATAAGTTTGCCAAAGGAACCAAAGCCCTGATGGACAAAGTGGTGGAAGTAACTGGAAAGGGCTGCATCACCATTATTGGTAAGCAGTTGTATGTGTGTGTTCCTGTCTTTTTAAATCCAAGCAAGAAGCATCTGCTCGCTGGCGCCAAGTGAGAAGAATATTTGCcaaattgttttccttctccagtgTTCTCAGCTCCTGCTTAGCTTGCAGGCATGGCTGGGAAAACCACTGTATGTGCTCATGCAGAGCATTTGGGAGTACGACCAGCCAGTAGCAAAGCTATGTTGCTTCAGCtgaagaaaatcttaatttttttctgtggctcATAGATTTTCTTTGTTTGACAGGTGGTGGAGATACAGCCACTTGCTGTGCAAAGTGGAACACCGAGGATAAAGTGAGCCATGTCAGCACAGGAGGCGGTGCCAGCCTGGAACTGCTAGAAGGTAACTGCTCTTTCCTCTTAACTTGTTTGAGCAAATCGGGTAGTTCTGGGTGCTCTATGCTGTGTTGATGGTCAAGAAAGGATGACGACGGAATGAATGCCTCTTCTGTTTCGCCTTGTGGAGTTGCGCGTAACCTTTGAGCAATGAGCTCCTCATAGCTCTTCTTTTCTTAGTCCTCCtcgaggaggagaggaaagaaaatggaggaTTCTTGCAAAGAGCATAGTCTGCCACCCCCAGCGAAAATTACTGGCATAGGAAATAAAATAGCCCTCTTTGGCCCTCTTTGATCCTGAGACGTGCTAACCAGACTGTTTAAAACACCCAGATACAAGACAGCCCTTTTCGGTTTGGGAAACCTCATCAGAATAATCTCGAATTTTGGCTAGAGGCCAAAAGGACACAGGCACCAGTAGGAGTGTGTTTTGAAATCCCCTGGTTTTGGGGAGCCCTCTAGTGATCACTTACAAACCTGCACAAGATGACTTGGAATCCAAAATGGTGAGAATGTACAGGATTTTTCTAATGAGTTGCATTGTACTCCAAGTGAGTTTTCGTTTCCTCTGGTAATTAGCTGTTTCCCGATATGTGTAAATTATCTAATGCTTTCAGCTACTCTGTCGAAGAGAAACCGCAATAAACTGCGTTGCAGCTGTTAGTTTCCAGCAGTTACGAGAGAGACAGAGCTTTTGTTTCTGTTGCCTAGGCAGTGATGGTGAAGGGAAAGAATCCAGATGGCTAGAAGGAAACACTGTGCCACTGATTTATTCAAAAGGACAAAGTTGTCTTAAGTGTTGGCCCAAAAtgtgggtttgtgtgtgtgaTCTTTTAAATGTAGCGGAAGTCTAGCTAATTAGAAAAACTtctgaggatttaaaaaaaaaaaaaagacaaactcgTGGGTTGTGAACAGTGTTAGAATTCAGCACTGTCGCACAGCTAGAGCATTGGAAGGTGGGTTTTCTCCAAAAAAGCGAAAGCAGAATGGTCTCCCTTCATTACTGAAGTAGGACAAAAGGATGAAAAGATAACTTAGAAAATGCTACACTTAATACTCTGGGCCGCCTTACTCAAAGGTGAGCAGATTCCTTGCTCCTGTCAGTTGGATGAGGCATCTAAATATATGGACCTGGGTGTTTTA
Encoded here:
- the PGK1 gene encoding phosphoglycerate kinase 1; translation: MSLSNKLTLDKVDVKGKRVVMRVDFNVPMKDHKITNNQRIKAAVPTIKHCLDHGAKSVVLMSHLGRPDGVPMPEKFSLAPVAVELKALMGREVLFLKDCVGPEVEKACANPAAGSIILLENLRFHVEEEGKGKDASGNKIKADSAKVEAFRASLSKLGDVYINDAFGTAHRAHSSMVGVNLPQKAAGFLMKKELDYFAKALESPERPFLAILGGAKVQDKIQLINNMLDKVNEMIIGGGMAFTFLKVINNMQIGNSLFDEEGSKIVKDLMAKAEKNGVKITLPVDFITADKFDEHAQTGEATVASGIPDGWMGLDCGPESSKKFAEVVGRAKQIVWNGPVGVFEWDKFAKGTKALMDKVVEVTGKGCITIIGGGDTATCCAKWNTEDKVSHVSTGGGASLELLEGKVLPGVDALSNV